From a region of the Capricornis sumatraensis isolate serow.1 chromosome 22, serow.2, whole genome shotgun sequence genome:
- the LOC138097942 gene encoding butyrophilin-like protein 1, with protein sequence SAVSVSTDTFRVIGPLHPIVAVLGGEAVLPCSLFPAVSAEDMELRWFRSKLLEAVFVYQNRQEQKEEQMALYAGRTSLVGDLLSQGYAAVRIQRVQASDNGLYTCVFRKGHFYEKAGLELKVAGVGSAPQVRITGPEEDGVRVVCMASGWFPKPQVQWRDLSGEKFLAFSEAHTQDAEGLFSVEAALVVRDSSVGNVTCSILNPVLGQEKAMAIFIPEPFFPQASPWKVAFSVSLTVLVILLLGAGCYTKKEHSMKVQEMREKETLCQTREQDCRTKEEVLKDAAKLQEELERRKSTYLAAWRKAWLYADIAQSRTQLRD encoded by the exons tctgctgtctCTGTGTCCACAGACACGTTCCGGGTGATTGGCCCTTTGCACCCCATTGTGGCAGTGCTGGGAGGAGAAGCTGTACTGCCATGCTCCCTATTTCCAGCTGTGagtgcagaggacatggagcTGAGGTGGTTCCGCTCCAAGCTTTTGGAAGCCGTGTTCGTCTATCAGAACCGACAGGAGCAGAAGGAGGAGCAGATGGCTCTTTATGCAGGGCGGACCTCGCTGGTGGGGGACCTCCTCAGCCAGGGATATGCTGCCGTGCGCATCCAGAGGGTCCAGGCTTCTGACAATGGGCTGTACACCTGCGTCTTCAGAAAAGGACACTTCTATGAAAAGGCTGGTTTGGAGCTGAAGGTGGCAG GTGTGGGCTCTGCCCCTCAGGTGCGCATCACAGGGCCTGAGGAAGATGGGGTTCGCGTGGTGTGCATGGCCTCGGGGTGGTTCCCGAAGCCTCAGGTGCAGTGGAGAGACCTCAGCGGAGAGAAGTTCCTGGCGTTCTCCGAGGCCCACACCCAGGATGCTGAAGGGCTGTTCAGCGTGGAGGCGGCGCTGGTGGTGCGAGACAGCTCTGTGGGGAACGTGACCTGCTCCATCCTCAACCCTGTCCTGGGCCAGGAGAAGGCCATGGCCATTTTCATCCCAG AGCCCTTCTTCCCCCAGGCCTCTCCCTGGAAGGTGGCTTTCTCGGTGAGCCTGACTGTGCTGGTGATCTTGCTCCTTGGGGCTGGATGTTACACCAAGAAAGAACATTCCATGAaggtgcaggagatgcgagaAAAGGAGACTCTGTGCCAGACTAGAGAGCAGGACTGTCGGACAAAGGAGGAAGTGCTGAAGGACGCAG ctaAACTTCAGGAAGAACTAG AGAGGAGGAAATCCACTTACCTGGCTG CCTGGAGGAAGGCCTGGCTGTATGCGG